In Streptomyces sp. NBC_00341, the DNA window GGGGAGGGGGCGGGGACCCCCGCCGCCTGGGCGGCCGGAGCGCTGGACAGGACCACGGCGGCAGCGGTGCCGACCGCGGCGAGTGCCAGCGAGAGAGAGGCGGATATGGAGCGTCTGAGCAACTGGCGTCTGGGAGTCGAGGTCACTTATCAGTCGTCCTTGCGGCTCGTGGGGGCACTTCGGACGCCCCACAGGCTAGGAGTGATGCCGCAAGGAAGTCCATGCCGATGCGCAAAATTCTGCTTGTGCTACTTAATTTTGTGACTCAAACCTGTGAATAGGGTGCGACATGCGGTACTTGGTCGCCTGCGGTGAGGGAGAACGTGAGGCCCAGGCGTGGGCTGCCCAGGTGGCTCACGGGTCGTGGCTCCTGTGCAAAAGATTTGCATCCATGCGTAAAAAGTGGCAGGCGTGGGTCGCGGCGGACCGGAGACCTTCCGGTAGCGCAATCACCCGAACGAGGGACCGCGATGTTCCCCGGGTATCACTAGCATCTGAGGCAGGACGCCCATGGGCGTACAGCCGGGCGGGGGAGTCGGTTCATGCGGGTACCGGAGTCCGTGGTGTACGGATTGGTGCTGGGCCTTGTGGTCCTGTCACCGCTCATCGGCTTCGGCCGGGCCAAGTGGCTGGCGGTGCTGAGCCTGTTGAACATCGGGGAGTACCGGGTGCTCGTGGCGAGTGACCCGTTCACGCTGGTGGTGGCGGTCACCGCACTGCTCGGAGCGATGCTGCTGCTCGCGGAGATGACCGCGCCGAGGCGGCTGTCGGGGACCCTGTGGATGGTCGGCGGGCTGCTGGTCGCGCTGGCCGCCGCCCGGCAGTCGGAGACCGCCGCGCTGATCGTGCACGCGAGACCCTGGGTGGCGATCTCGACGCTGGTGGCGGTGGCCGTACTGGCGCTCCGCGCGCGGCGGGCGAGACTGATCGCGCACGATCCGTCCGAGGGCCTGCGGGGCATGTGATGGGGCAGTCCCCGTCCACCCCGCTCCAGATCGCCATGCTGGTGCTCTTCGTCCTGCCGGGCGTCACCTACCAGTTCCTGCGGGAGCGCTGGCGGGGCCCGGTCCCCGGCGAACGCGACCTGGGGGAGCGGGTGTTGCGCGCCGTGGCGGCGTCCGTCGTGCTCGACACCCTGTATCTGGTCGCGGCAGGGCCCCGGTTGGTGCGCTTCGCCCGGCACGCCGGAGCGGGCGGCGGAGAGGCCGTCGCGCAGCAGCCCCGGACGGCCGGGCTGCTGGCCCTGGTGCTCTTCATCGTCGTGCCGGGGGTGGCCGCGGGCGGTGTCACCTGGTGGCAGCGGCGGCGGCGGCCCGCGC includes these proteins:
- a CDS encoding DUF6338 family protein, translated to MGQSPSTPLQIAMLVLFVLPGVTYQFLRERWRGPVPGERDLGERVLRAVAASVVLDTLYLVAAGPRLVRFARHAGAGGGEAVAQQPRTAGLLALVLFIVVPGVAAGGVTWWQRRRRPARYRSTPTAWDHLFRRSGPCFVRMRLRDGAWVGGWYGGRSYATSYPQAPEIYLETAWLMKPDGGFVRPVRDSAGIHIRAADTDVLELLAPPSTAPPDPPAATLPAARVTEEPG